In Pseudobdellovibrionaceae bacterium, the following proteins share a genomic window:
- a CDS encoding ABC-F family ATP-binding cassette domain-containing protein — MSTLISVSKLEKTMGSKLLFEDLSLGVFERQRVGLLGPNGAGKSTLLKILAGLELPDQGEVSKRKGLALVYVPQEEVFPAEGTVLDTAIGKLRAAGMDADEALIQAPIHLSLVGFTDHGQCLSVLSGGWKKRLSLAIAFAQEPELLLLDEPTNHMDWEGILWLEDLLQSFKGAFVLVSHDRAFLNSLCNRTVEINRLYRDGYLSFDCRYEDFLVKKEEYIQTQLTLQESLSNKARREIDWLRAGVKARTTKSQSRIKEAHQLIDNLADVKARNQAGKARIRLEIESGGKQSKKLMELKAVGIQFSENPLVSDLNLVLGPKSCLGVLGSNGSGKSSLLKILAGQLSPSGGELVPAEKLQIVYFDQKREDLPQDIDLIEYLGDGSDYTLFKGQSVHVASYASRFLFQSEKMRLKISQLSGGEQARLLIAKLLLQPADVLLLDEPTNDLDIDSIEVLEQALLSFEGLVVLVSHDRQFLNNLCTRFLALDGKGSWQVYADLHQWLRDRQTGSTPLAKAETKSSSPESRPAAPQKVRLSYNEKRQLETIEEDIEKAEQDLQQAQADLESPEVYSDHKKMADCVEMLNQCQKKIDDLYALWEKGSQ; from the coding sequence ATGTCGACTCTCATCTCCGTCAGCAAATTGGAAAAGACCATGGGATCTAAGCTTCTGTTTGAAGACTTGAGTCTCGGAGTCTTTGAGCGCCAGCGCGTTGGTCTGCTGGGCCCCAATGGTGCGGGAAAGTCCACCTTGCTCAAAATTCTGGCAGGGCTTGAGCTGCCCGATCAGGGCGAAGTGTCTAAGCGAAAGGGACTGGCATTGGTCTATGTCCCCCAGGAGGAAGTCTTCCCTGCCGAAGGAACCGTCCTTGATACGGCGATTGGCAAACTGAGGGCCGCCGGCATGGACGCAGATGAGGCCTTGATTCAAGCACCCATTCATTTGTCCCTGGTTGGCTTCACCGATCACGGTCAGTGCCTCTCCGTTCTGTCAGGCGGTTGGAAAAAGCGCCTGAGCCTGGCGATTGCATTTGCCCAGGAGCCCGAGCTGCTACTGTTGGACGAGCCTACCAATCATATGGATTGGGAAGGGATCTTGTGGCTAGAAGATTTGCTGCAGTCCTTCAAAGGGGCTTTTGTTCTCGTCAGCCACGACCGGGCCTTCCTCAACAGCCTGTGCAATCGCACGGTTGAGATCAATCGTCTGTACCGTGACGGCTATCTCTCCTTTGACTGCCGCTACGAAGATTTCCTTGTAAAGAAGGAAGAGTATATCCAAACTCAACTCACCTTGCAGGAAAGCCTCTCCAACAAAGCCCGGCGGGAAATCGACTGGCTCAGAGCCGGTGTCAAAGCGCGAACGACAAAAAGTCAAAGTCGGATCAAGGAAGCCCATCAGCTCATTGACAATTTGGCTGATGTTAAGGCCCGCAATCAAGCCGGCAAGGCCCGCATCCGCTTGGAAATCGAATCCGGCGGTAAACAATCTAAAAAGTTGATGGAACTAAAGGCTGTGGGTATCCAGTTTTCAGAAAACCCACTGGTAAGTGACCTCAATCTTGTACTAGGTCCCAAGTCCTGTCTAGGTGTCTTGGGTTCCAACGGCAGTGGAAAATCCAGCTTACTCAAGATTTTGGCAGGACAGCTAAGCCCGAGCGGTGGAGAACTGGTGCCGGCTGAAAAGTTACAGATTGTCTACTTTGACCAGAAGAGAGAGGACCTGCCACAAGACATTGATCTGATTGAGTACCTGGGAGACGGATCGGACTACACTTTGTTCAAGGGACAATCTGTTCATGTGGCCTCCTACGCTAGTCGTTTTCTCTTTCAATCGGAGAAAATGCGTTTGAAGATCTCCCAGCTCTCTGGTGGTGAACAGGCTCGGCTATTGATTGCCAAACTGCTGCTGCAACCGGCTGATGTGTTATTGTTGGATGAGCCCACCAATGATTTGGATATTGACAGTATTGAGGTGCTGGAGCAGGCCCTTTTGTCATTTGAAGGCCTGGTCGTCCTCGTCTCCCATGACCGCCAGTTCCTGAACAACTTGTGCACCCGATTTCTCGCCCTAGATGGCAAAGGGAGCTGGCAAGTCTATGCCGATCTCCATCAGTGGCTGCGGGACCGACAGACAGGATCAACGCCTCTGGCAAAGGCCGAGACCAAGAGTTCAAGCCCCGAATCGCGTCCAGCAGCGCCCCAAAAAGTCCGGCTCTCTTACAATGAGAAGCGCCAGCTGGAGACCATCGAAGAGGACATTGAGAAGGCCGAGCAAGACTTGCAACAGGCCCAGGCGGACTTGGAATCGCCAGAGGTCTACTCAGATCACAAAAAAATGGCTGACTGTGTGGAGATGCTGAATCAATGCCAAAAGAAAATCGATGACCTCTACGCCCTTTGGGAAAAAGGCTCCCAATAG
- a CDS encoding PAS domain S-box protein gives MADRSYEDLLSEITLLREENRFLKEGIKQGERIRKKITSLIDQLKYAKGEIEILARERTQILNSLEEMLFVVTPEGEIQITNSRCLALGGIEAEADLVGKMIGEWVIEEERNSLASFADFRLLIEQRKAEELRGYYRTKSGERIPILITGTEVLNGDGSPRAYVISARDVRDSKIMRTLRNSQSQLIKTAKLASLGELSAGIAHELNNPLMFVVGYNNRIKSALAKDDLPAREKILRYTEQIDEGADRMKTIIQSFLDFARQTETKREQMDVNSVIEKSINLVKEQLRLRSIRIKTELSNHPLLVMGEKVPLEQVMINFLTNARDAFSDIGDDIMKTVVVRTKEDDNRVMIEIEDNGVGIPSEIQDRMFDPFFTTKEPGKGTGLGMSITHKIIEDHGGKILLKSAPGEGARFTVVLPKPDVCDGGE, from the coding sequence GTGGCTGACCGGAGCTATGAAGATCTGTTAAGCGAAATCACCCTCCTGCGCGAGGAGAATCGGTTCCTTAAAGAGGGAATCAAGCAGGGGGAGCGTATTCGCAAAAAGATCACCAGCCTCATCGATCAATTAAAGTATGCAAAGGGGGAGATAGAAATCTTAGCCCGTGAGAGGACGCAGATATTGAACAGTCTTGAGGAGATGCTTTTTGTGGTCACTCCAGAGGGAGAAATACAGATCACGAACAGCCGATGTCTAGCCTTAGGGGGTATTGAGGCAGAAGCGGATCTCGTAGGCAAAATGATCGGAGAGTGGGTGATTGAGGAGGAACGCAATTCCCTCGCGAGTTTTGCAGATTTCAGACTGCTGATAGAGCAGCGAAAGGCCGAGGAGCTTCGTGGTTACTACCGAACCAAATCGGGGGAGAGAATTCCTATCCTGATTACCGGGACTGAGGTCCTAAATGGGGACGGTAGTCCTAGGGCCTATGTCATATCGGCCAGGGATGTGCGGGACTCGAAAATCATGCGGACCCTGCGCAATTCACAATCCCAGTTAATCAAGACGGCAAAGCTGGCCTCACTCGGGGAGCTGAGTGCCGGTATAGCCCACGAGTTAAACAATCCTCTGATGTTTGTCGTCGGCTATAACAACCGAATTAAATCTGCGCTGGCAAAGGATGACCTGCCTGCCCGGGAGAAGATCCTTAGGTACACAGAACAGATTGACGAGGGTGCAGATCGAATGAAAACCATTATTCAAAGCTTTCTGGATTTTGCCCGTCAGACAGAAACAAAACGGGAACAGATGGACGTCAACTCCGTCATTGAAAAATCGATCAACCTGGTCAAAGAACAACTGCGCTTAAGGAGCATTAGGATCAAAACTGAGTTAAGTAATCACCCTTTGCTTGTGATGGGTGAAAAGGTACCTCTTGAGCAGGTGATGATCAATTTTTTGACCAATGCCCGAGATGCTTTTAGTGACATAGGTGATGACATCATGAAGACGGTGGTCGTTCGCACAAAAGAAGATGATAATAGGGTCATGATTGAGATTGAGGACAATGGGGTCGGGATTCCCTCGGAGATTCAGGATAGAATGTTCGATCCATTTTTTACTACTAAAGAGCCAGGTAAGGGTACGGGCTTGGGAATGTCGATCACTCACAAAATAATAGAAGATCACGGTGGCAAGATTCTGTTGAAGTCAGCCCCTGGTGAGGGGGCTCGGTTTACGGTTGTTCTGCCGAAGCCGGACGTTTGCGATGGAGGAGAATAA
- a CDS encoding FAD-dependent oxidoreductase: MDRGKKSIAIVGGGIGGLTAAYYLYPHHKIRLFEKSNRLGGNAYTYVTQDGQYLDIAVAAFGKAGYHHFYGLLNDLGIETRLCANSYMSLHNMDSKEGLYLTPTLRGAVAQGRDLVNFANFKSVAGLFVGLQWAFRQLDAGKLHYRTMEECLQMIPAFKGDARRLLVSALCLLSSMSAPEIMASPAEFFLLKLKRHNDVISPRATYSVRCVEGGTQSYVNALADRFREHITFSSEISRIVRNESSVQVVMSSGQTETFDAIILALNADQALALLDHPTKEEKRLLGAWKYKEGRVVVHRDYSAFPPRDLMQAYTFLYTDREGKFETSVNGALWHEPNVPNDSEYICTQHPNFAINPHLIEFETTLRTPIFDFKSFPVVPEMPSLNGTLNTFYCGSHFGFGLHDDAVRSAMEVAQCLGATVKVNLEPKALSAIKALIG, translated from the coding sequence ATGGATAGAGGCAAAAAATCCATTGCCATTGTTGGTGGGGGCATCGGCGGACTTACGGCTGCCTATTACCTTTACCCCCACCACAAGATCAGGCTCTTCGAAAAATCGAATCGCTTGGGTGGCAACGCCTACACCTATGTGACCCAGGATGGGCAGTACTTGGACATTGCCGTCGCCGCATTTGGCAAGGCTGGATACCATCACTTTTACGGACTCCTTAACGATCTAGGGATTGAAACCCGCCTCTGTGCCAACTCCTATATGAGCTTGCACAATATGGACAGCAAAGAAGGACTCTACCTCACACCCACCCTGCGCGGAGCCGTTGCCCAGGGGCGTGATTTGGTGAACTTTGCAAACTTCAAAAGTGTCGCCGGCTTGTTTGTGGGACTTCAGTGGGCCTTTCGCCAGCTCGATGCGGGAAAGCTCCACTACCGAACCATGGAAGAGTGTCTACAGATGATTCCTGCATTCAAAGGCGACGCCCGCAGGCTTCTTGTCAGCGCCCTTTGTTTGCTGTCTTCCATGTCAGCACCGGAAATCATGGCCAGTCCGGCTGAGTTTTTTCTACTCAAGCTTAAGCGCCACAATGATGTGATTTCTCCGCGCGCCACCTACAGCGTGCGCTGCGTGGAGGGAGGAACCCAGTCCTACGTCAACGCTTTGGCCGACCGTTTTCGGGAACACATTACTTTTTCGTCTGAAATTAGCAGAATCGTGCGCAATGAGAGCTCTGTACAGGTGGTCATGAGTTCAGGTCAGACAGAGACATTCGATGCCATTATATTGGCACTGAACGCCGATCAAGCATTGGCCCTTTTGGATCATCCGACCAAGGAAGAAAAACGACTTTTGGGTGCCTGGAAATACAAGGAAGGACGCGTGGTCGTCCATCGTGATTACTCTGCCTTCCCGCCCCGAGATCTTATGCAGGCCTACACTTTTTTGTACACGGATCGAGAGGGGAAATTTGAAACATCGGTGAACGGAGCACTTTGGCACGAACCCAATGTCCCTAACGACAGTGAGTACATTTGCACCCAGCACCCAAACTTTGCCATTAACCCTCACCTGATTGAATTTGAAACCACTTTGCGCACGCCCATTTTTGATTTCAAGTCTTTCCCTGTGGTGCCAGAGATGCCGTCACTCAATGGAACTCTCAATACCTTTTACTGCGGTAGCCATTTTGGCTTTGGCCTCCACGACGATGCAGTTCGCTCGGCCATGGAAGTCGCCCAATGCTTAGGCGCCACTGTTAAGGTGAACCTGGAGCCCAAAGCCCTTTCGGCCATTAAAGCCTTGATCGGCTAA
- a CDS encoding porin family protein has translation MKTTKLLIASLCLVMLGVANAQVEEGEVIDAGLQVEPIDVSQEAEQEQPAQPKKVVRVKDGAVASPQQGIVILNQGSQAVPVVQQPTTYVEANPLQDSRADQLRRARQDAEISTEKKIVEKLEESRLEDEKRRANHLFGDRLNTMNAEPQPQAPVPVYTEPQAVQVIQQPMAAPAPQENDEDMKAEIMDAVRTELSEIKKEEKKKPEQRYYLSGAIGMAEYIDVVNVEGNVATGLTFGTEMDTGVVVEAGFHYSNYYIDEYWSYPFFKELDQYNFTIAAKYSLLKGKIRPQIGALAGYTYRKYFDRGYQSFGYSNDSEVTSKSFDLGMIVGLDVDLTDSFAIGVDYRYIMNVTSRTDSEFLTSRFKPLWGDPVEDLDYTLITLNGKFRF, from the coding sequence ATGAAGACGACTAAACTATTAATAGCCTCTTTGTGCTTGGTGATGTTGGGTGTCGCCAACGCTCAAGTCGAAGAAGGTGAAGTGATCGATGCCGGCCTCCAGGTCGAGCCCATCGATGTTTCTCAAGAAGCTGAACAAGAACAGCCTGCCCAACCTAAAAAAGTGGTGCGAGTCAAGGATGGCGCCGTTGCCAGTCCTCAACAAGGCATTGTGATTCTCAATCAAGGATCTCAAGCTGTCCCTGTTGTTCAGCAACCTACGACATATGTAGAGGCCAATCCCCTCCAGGACTCCCGCGCCGATCAACTGCGCCGGGCCCGTCAGGATGCGGAGATCTCCACAGAAAAGAAGATTGTGGAAAAGCTCGAGGAATCTCGCCTTGAAGATGAAAAGCGTCGCGCGAATCATCTGTTTGGCGATCGCCTCAACACCATGAATGCCGAACCTCAGCCTCAGGCCCCTGTTCCTGTTTACACTGAGCCTCAGGCCGTTCAGGTCATCCAGCAACCCATGGCGGCTCCTGCTCCTCAGGAAAACGACGAGGACATGAAGGCCGAAATCATGGACGCAGTTCGCACCGAGCTTTCTGAGATAAAAAAAGAAGAGAAGAAAAAGCCCGAGCAACGTTACTATTTGTCAGGTGCCATCGGCATGGCCGAGTACATCGACGTCGTAAACGTTGAAGGCAACGTGGCCACTGGCTTGACCTTCGGAACTGAAATGGACACCGGCGTTGTGGTTGAAGCCGGCTTTCACTACTCCAATTATTATATTGATGAGTACTGGTCTTATCCCTTCTTTAAGGAACTGGATCAATACAACTTCACCATTGCCGCCAAATATAGCCTCCTGAAGGGCAAGATCCGTCCGCAGATTGGGGCTTTGGCCGGTTATACCTATCGAAAGTACTTTGACCGTGGCTATCAGTCCTTCGGTTATTCCAACGACTCAGAAGTCACTAGTAAGTCATTTGATTTGGGTATGATCGTCGGTTTGGACGTGGACCTCACAGACAGCTTCGCTATCGGCGTCGACTACCGTTACATCATGAATGTCACCAGTCGTACCGATTCCGAGTTCCTGACAAGCCGTTTCAAGCCATTGTGGGGCGACCCGGTTGAGGATCTGGACTACACCCTGATCACCCTCAACGGAAAGTTCCGCTTTTAA
- a CDS encoding response regulator has translation MAGESALAVGNCAKTILVVDDEEVMRSLVGEVLDENGFVVLEASSVDQAIEVLGQNPVDIVLTDFTLPRRNGLSLACHIRDSGMSAPVVLMTGNSARELQDQATASGVCAIVQKPFHEDDLVKTLMDALGL, from the coding sequence ATGGCTGGGGAAAGTGCTTTAGCGGTTGGAAACTGCGCAAAAACAATTCTAGTCGTTGACGATGAGGAAGTGATGCGAAGTCTCGTGGGAGAAGTGCTGGACGAAAATGGATTCGTCGTTCTTGAGGCCTCAAGCGTTGATCAGGCGATTGAAGTCTTGGGCCAAAATCCGGTGGATATTGTCTTGACTGATTTTACACTGCCAAGGAGAAATGGTCTCAGCCTCGCCTGCCATATCCGGGATTCTGGGATGAGCGCTCCAGTCGTGTTGATGACCGGCAACTCTGCCCGGGAGTTGCAGGATCAGGCAACCGCATCAGGGGTCTGCGCGATCGTGCAAAAGCCTTTCCACGAAGATGACCTTGTAAAAACCTTAATGGACGCCCTGGGTTTGTAG
- a CDS encoding acetoacetate decarboxylase family protein: MTFLDRSQQPIRFGDFEAKSPLLYPSVKMMGGVFVSPLKAIMEILPEGPYRPLQVSPTHGLVGLHCMEYVDSDIGPYNEVSLAIGVQKKSALPLSGIKILKSLLTNRFEGRVMDLPVTTEIALQGGVEVYNYPKYLADISYRETKNYRICTVRDRESQDLIVEFDGRKLETKHPSRPNLDFHNYPEKAGRHLHARVEINRCQSATSFFLPHARIRIGSHPHSAVYQRLQLGILMQYFFVPEAEAVLYPPEAFNG; this comes from the coding sequence ATGACTTTTCTCGACCGCAGCCAACAACCCATTCGCTTTGGCGACTTTGAGGCCAAGAGTCCCCTCCTTTATCCCTCAGTCAAAATGATGGGCGGTGTTTTTGTCTCCCCTTTAAAGGCCATCATGGAAATTCTCCCTGAGGGACCCTATCGCCCCCTGCAGGTCAGTCCGACTCACGGGCTGGTGGGACTTCACTGCATGGAGTATGTGGACTCAGACATTGGCCCCTACAATGAAGTCTCTCTCGCCATTGGAGTGCAAAAAAAATCAGCCCTGCCTTTATCTGGTATAAAGATCCTCAAGTCCCTTCTCACCAATCGCTTTGAAGGTCGGGTGATGGATTTGCCCGTCACCACTGAGATCGCCTTACAAGGCGGGGTTGAGGTTTACAACTACCCCAAGTACTTGGCCGATATCAGCTACCGAGAAACCAAGAACTATCGAATCTGTACTGTGCGTGATCGAGAAAGCCAGGATCTTATTGTCGAGTTTGATGGCCGCAAGCTGGAAACCAAGCATCCCTCACGCCCCAATCTTGATTTTCACAACTACCCGGAAAAAGCGGGACGTCACCTTCATGCGCGAGTGGAGATCAATCGCTGCCAAAGTGCGACGAGCTTTTTTCTCCCCCATGCGAGAATCCGCATCGGCTCCCATCCCCACTCGGCCGTGTACCAACGACTGCAGCTGGGCATATTGATGCAGTACTTTTTTGTCCCTGAGGCAGAGGCCGTGCTTTACCCACCAGAGGCATTCAATGGATAG
- a CDS encoding MBL fold metallo-hydrolase: protein MANNELDLNSVEITPGGTCAIYKCGDHSIYWLGVEAKTAFRCNTYMVVSGGEAVVVDPGSAQHFQTVLERVGQVIDPKKVVGLVLSHQDPDVAASMGNWLELNSRLDIITSPRTHVLLPHYGKADFKFVNTEERPTYEFGAGSKLTFVDAPFLHFPGAIATYDNTSRFLFSGDVWAALSMEWTLCVQNFEDHIPKMNLFHLDYMASNVAARGFANKLDKFEIDAILPQHGSVIGANFVNEAKEYLRDLRCGLDLIYE from the coding sequence ATGGCCAACAACGAGCTCGATCTTAACTCAGTAGAAATCACCCCTGGGGGAACATGTGCCATTTATAAGTGTGGCGACCACTCCATCTATTGGTTGGGGGTAGAGGCGAAAACAGCCTTTCGCTGTAACACCTACATGGTAGTGAGCGGGGGCGAGGCCGTCGTCGTAGATCCGGGAAGTGCTCAGCACTTTCAAACGGTTTTGGAAAGAGTGGGACAGGTGATTGATCCCAAAAAGGTGGTGGGTTTGGTTCTATCCCACCAGGACCCGGATGTCGCGGCCTCAATGGGGAATTGGCTGGAACTCAATTCTCGATTAGACATCATTACTTCTCCAAGAACTCATGTTTTGCTGCCCCACTATGGGAAGGCGGATTTCAAGTTTGTGAACACGGAGGAAAGGCCGACCTATGAATTTGGGGCAGGATCGAAGTTAACCTTTGTCGATGCTCCTTTTTTGCACTTCCCTGGGGCAATTGCCACCTATGACAATACTTCGAGATTTCTATTTTCAGGAGATGTTTGGGCAGCACTGAGCATGGAGTGGACTCTCTGTGTGCAGAATTTCGAGGATCATATTCCTAAAATGAACCTGTTTCACTTGGATTACATGGCTAGCAACGTCGCTGCCAGAGGGTTTGCCAATAAACTCGATAAATTTGAGATCGATGCCATCCTGCCTCAGCACGGATCAGTCATTGGCGCCAATTTTGTCAATGAGGCTAAGGAGTACTTGAGAGACCTCAGATGCGGTCTTGATCTGATTTACGAGTAA
- a CDS encoding SDR family oxidoreductase: protein MPSHFRKSESSPSRRAYPRRGRKLTRPEDEPAAEKVREDLRGMVGKGPILLIKDFAAQQLRGPVFNLWTSAKVHLSAESDLPYNRAMAKEVPLKGKTALVTGAASGIGRQVAWDLFSREGCRLILVDRNQNGIEQLAEQLLGQSSRKDNSMTIETIACDVSLTQEMDKLQHITTLDILVNNAGLTFNGTFESSQIEDFQRLLDTNLMGPVRVTKTLLPALLKGSSPTIVNLASLAGLIGAPGMCPYSTSKFGLIGFSEALSAELHGRVFVSMVCPSFVKTEIAHHASFSSSASDKDKKEFIAQMDDIIRKFGSSTQKVSRKIIRGIKRRERLVVINPEANVLYFLKRVAPSLTDSVVSKAYGKLLTRGVFRS, encoded by the coding sequence ATGCCGAGCCATTTCCGTAAATCCGAATCCTCACCGTCGCGCAGGGCGTATCCGAGGCGCGGCAGGAAACTGACGCGACCCGAAGACGAGCCTGCGGCCGAAAAGGTGCGTGAGGATTTGCGGGGAATGGTCGGCAAAGGACCGATTTTACTGATAAAGGATTTTGCGGCTCAACAATTAAGGGGGCCAGTTTTTAACCTGTGGACCTCGGCCAAGGTCCATCTTTCGGCAGAGAGTGATCTCCCTTACAATAGAGCTATGGCAAAAGAGGTGCCTTTAAAAGGCAAAACCGCCCTTGTCACCGGCGCCGCCTCCGGCATTGGCCGCCAGGTGGCCTGGGATCTTTTTAGCAGAGAAGGTTGTCGGTTGATTCTAGTCGACCGCAACCAAAACGGCATTGAACAACTGGCCGAACAACTCCTGGGTCAATCCAGTCGTAAAGATAATTCCATGACCATTGAGACCATCGCCTGTGATGTTTCGCTGACTCAGGAGATGGATAAACTTCAACATATCACCACTCTCGATATCCTAGTGAACAACGCCGGACTTACCTTCAATGGGACATTTGAATCCTCGCAAATCGAAGACTTTCAACGACTGCTGGATACCAATTTGATGGGCCCTGTGCGGGTGACAAAAACTTTGCTGCCTGCTCTTCTTAAGGGTTCCTCCCCCACCATTGTCAATTTGGCTTCATTGGCCGGATTGATTGGCGCACCCGGAATGTGTCCTTATTCGACTTCCAAATTTGGTCTTATTGGATTTTCTGAAGCCCTGAGTGCGGAGCTGCACGGACGAGTGTTTGTTTCCATGGTCTGTCCCTCGTTTGTGAAGACTGAAATTGCTCACCATGCTTCGTTCAGCTCTTCGGCCAGCGATAAAGACAAAAAGGAGTTCATCGCGCAAATGGATGACATCATCCGCAAGTTTGGCAGCTCCACACAAAAGGTGTCGAGAAAGATCATTAGAGGGATAAAGCGACGGGAGCGATTGGTGGTCATCAATCCCGAAGCCAATGTTCTCTATTTCCTCAAAAGGGTGGCCCCTTCCTTAACGGACTCGGTAGTCTCCAAGGCCTATGGCAAGCTGCTGACCCGTGGGGTGTTTCGCTCATGA
- a CDS encoding endonuclease/exonuclease/phosphatase family protein — MERTLRWPACWLAVALSVVGMAIPAWSQSQHNYRLEVLSYNVKGLPWPVGTVNGKSAKKRCKLIGEELAELRRLGTAPQVVVLQEMMVEDCDQLLIRSGYPHSYWQVKEEGRTYGTGLAFLSEFPLQGLQKILYGNNCSGTDCWAHKGVIGVKVTIPELPEPVAIVTTHLQAGRENDDIRLKQMDQMIGEFLPLMGVSHLVQIFAGDFNSKPSRPSYDYFLNLSGLFDAGQVCLKSTLSCQSVFGGRSEPENIWEDTHDRQFFHVPSASVLRMFPTQVLLRFSGDPVLGPELSDHFGYQVDYIISWP; from the coding sequence ATGGAGCGAACTCTTCGTTGGCCAGCCTGTTGGTTGGCTGTGGCTTTGTCTGTCGTCGGTATGGCCATTCCGGCCTGGTCTCAATCGCAGCATAACTATCGGTTGGAGGTTCTCAGCTATAACGTCAAGGGCTTGCCTTGGCCGGTGGGGACGGTTAATGGCAAGAGCGCAAAAAAGCGCTGTAAGCTGATTGGCGAGGAGTTGGCTGAGCTGAGACGCCTTGGAACTGCGCCTCAAGTCGTGGTTCTCCAGGAGATGATGGTCGAAGACTGCGACCAACTCTTGATCCGTTCCGGCTATCCCCATAGCTATTGGCAAGTCAAGGAAGAGGGTCGCACCTACGGAACAGGCCTGGCCTTTCTCAGTGAGTTTCCCCTCCAGGGACTACAAAAGATTTTGTATGGCAACAACTGTTCGGGGACGGACTGCTGGGCTCACAAAGGGGTGATTGGGGTCAAGGTCACCATTCCAGAACTTCCTGAGCCGGTGGCTATTGTCACCACTCATCTGCAGGCGGGGAGGGAAAACGACGACATCCGCTTGAAGCAAATGGATCAAATGATAGGGGAGTTTTTGCCTCTCATGGGGGTCTCTCATTTAGTGCAAATCTTTGCTGGCGATTTTAATTCAAAACCAAGTCGACCCAGCTATGACTATTTTTTAAATCTTTCCGGGCTTTTCGATGCCGGTCAGGTCTGTCTCAAGAGCACCCTTTCTTGCCAATCAGTCTTTGGCGGTCGCAGTGAGCCCGAGAACATTTGGGAAGACACCCATGATCGCCAGTTTTTTCATGTCCCTTCGGCTTCCGTCTTGAGGATGTTCCCGACTCAGGTTCTTCTGCGCTTCTCTGGAGATCCAGTCTTGGGCCCCGAGTTGTCCGATCACTTTGGTTACCAGGTGGACTACATCATCAGTTGGCCATAA
- the modA gene encoding molybdate ABC transporter substrate-binding protein, with protein sequence MNRTVLPILCLFALLTQHPAASEDLHVAVAANFSRTFKTLAQKFEQESGHKILISSGSSGNQYAQILNGAPFHVFLSADSLRPQKLEEAKKIVTGTRFTYALGILALWTSRQNLDLQEGEILKSTGLGHIAVANPRLAPYGMAAEQTLKAFGLWDEKKGQLVRGENVNQAFQYVESGNAQVGFVALSQVLSLAESKRGQYWKVPSQYYRPIEQQAVQLKDSKAAKELLAFLKSPESRKIIEASGYDIPQ encoded by the coding sequence ATGAATCGAACAGTTTTACCCATTCTTTGTCTCTTCGCCCTTTTGACCCAGCATCCGGCTGCAAGCGAAGATCTTCATGTCGCGGTGGCCGCCAACTTTTCCCGCACCTTTAAAACTCTCGCCCAAAAGTTTGAGCAAGAATCCGGACACAAGATTTTAATTTCAAGTGGTTCCTCTGGTAATCAATATGCGCAGATCCTTAATGGTGCTCCTTTTCATGTCTTTTTGAGTGCCGATAGCCTGCGACCCCAAAAACTGGAGGAGGCAAAAAAGATTGTTACCGGCACCCGGTTCACCTATGCCCTTGGGATTTTGGCCCTGTGGACCTCGCGACAAAATTTGGATTTGCAGGAAGGTGAAATTCTGAAATCCACTGGTCTAGGCCATATCGCCGTGGCCAACCCGCGCCTGGCTCCCTATGGGATGGCAGCCGAACAAACTCTCAAGGCCTTTGGCCTATGGGACGAGAAAAAAGGGCAACTTGTGCGTGGGGAAAACGTCAATCAAGCCTTCCAATACGTGGAGAGTGGAAATGCCCAAGTGGGATTTGTCGCTCTTTCCCAGGTCCTGAGCCTGGCAGAGAGCAAACGAGGCCAATACTGGAAGGTCCCGAGCCAATATTACAGACCCATTGAGCAGCAGGCTGTCCAGCTGAAGGACTCCAAAGCGGCTAAGGAGCTGTTGGCATTTCTAAAATCACCTGAAAGTCGAAAGATCATTGAGGCTTCGGGATACGATATCCCTCAGTAA